Proteins from a single region of Colias croceus chromosome Z, ilColCroc2.1:
- the LOC123705410 gene encoding OCIA domain-containing protein 1-like encodes MSGANKNEKKEEDCSCYAESRKKKTCPPVRNVTHPLRYYEFSQDEIKALEECDKESFYQRCLPFSTLFATLTYAAIKYGFMSRNPHFGAVPKVVVAAIVGHCYGRLSYIPDCEVKLRKLPANSHLGNVMRKYYLENNPPPDPKK; translated from the exons ATGAGTGGGgccaataaaaatgaaaaaaaggaggaggacTGTAGTTGCTATGCGGAGTCTCGAAAAAAGAAGACTTGTCCTCCTGTGCGCAATGTGACACATCCATTG cgGTACTATGAGTTTTCACAAGACGAGATAAAAGCGCTGGAAGAATGTGACAAAGAGAGCTTTTATCAACGTTGCTTGCCGTTTAGCACGCTCTTTGCTACTCTCACGTACGCTGCTATCAAATATG gGTTCATGAGCCGCAATCCACACTTTGGCGCAGTGCCTAAGGTTGTCGTTGCTGCAATCGTGGGTCACTGTTATGGTCGCCTTTCTTACATTCCGGACTGTGAAGTCAAACTGAGAAAGTTGCCTGCGAACAGTCATCTCGGAAACGTTATgcgaaaatattatttggaaAATAATCCTCCCCCAGATCCTAAAAAATAG
- the LOC123705584 gene encoding uncharacterized protein LOC123705584, whose protein sequence is MARALVLAIACAVATLATATSYGDYAGARMPQYHMDYESRDTVRSEDYPERSPDAHVASDYKYEEDPDAATHYKAPETVVEENDAWPKTKKRRNKPIDLDHEYSQEVDKLSSTEERDRGQKIKSNRIHSRNRYSFKRKKVDIEDGTFNERERRRYDDSNNPSRENLVHVSNDRIIHNKNFERNAKNVVYARGQKRPNRRKTRDKAYPRIDDIEDGIMTAEKVFETDDSGEEEVAQITGQRRMMDPERVRVTRPEPDFTTELVGRRPDKSYADYDEYYDMKRVLNIKNKLPLLLRRTKARYSTTQSTPLQEEWFRRANIPDDGNKYEAEVSSTTSTKVTTTKPTTETKVTSKATIKPSRTTTTTTLKPKVVSSNSSELSLAEKSRLSILKKVQRKESLKSGSVTTKPPVLMQVTERMQTVVMVEPPGSLVQRLRARELSDDSPERVARAKRLMRHKLLSSAKSIHDLTDNWDDTVCEYIDVSLLNRAADIPSDLSRKIGLAYLVIRTPETTAGTSSAAARQLDAALARRQRKEAPPSPAPTAHPLPTFPPFAIEQGLQRSWNTFVLSNRTIRMTNISMLSALSRVEAQVRHWAARGRRSQIGTRAEDGGRRPAEGGRARYSTAEC, encoded by the exons ATGGCGCGGGCGCTGGTGCTGGCCATAGCCTGCGCGGTGGCCACGTTGGCCACGGCGACCAGCTACGGAGACTACGCAGGAGCGCGCATGCCTCAGTACCACATGGATTATGAGAGCCGGGACACAGTGCGAAGCGAGGATTATCCCGAGAGATCTCCAGATGCCCATGTGGCTTcagattataaatatgaaGAGGATCCTGATG CAGCGACACACTATAAAGCTCCAGAAACAGTAGTAGAGGAAAATGACGCATGGCCTAAAACTAAAAAGAGAAGAAATAAACCTATAGATTTAGATCATGAGTATAGTCAAGAGGTAGATAAGTTGTCCAGTACAGAGGAGAGAGATAGGGGCCAGAAAATAAAGTCCAACCGTATACATTCCAGAAATAGGTATagtttcaaaagaaaaaaagttgACATTGAGGATGGAACATTCAATGAGCGCGAACGCAGAAGGTACGATGATTCGAACAATCCATCGCGTGAAAATTTAGTCCATGTTAGTAACGACagaataattcataataaaaacttcGAGAGAAATGCCAAAAATGTCGTTTACGCCAGAGGACAGAAAAGGCCAAACAGACGCAAAACTCGTGATAAAGCTTATCCGCGCATCGATGACATCGAAGACGGCATTATGACCGCCGAGAAGGTGTTCGAGACGGACGATAGCGGCGAAGAGGAAGTGGCGCAGATCACCGGACAGCGGCGCATGATGGACCCCGAGCGCGTTCGAGTTACCCGGCCCGAGCCCGACTTCACAACCGAGCTGGTCGGCAGAAGGCCTGATAAGAGCTATGCTGATTATGATGAATATTACGACATGAAGCGGGTTCtgaacattaaaaacaaattgccACTGCTTTTGCGTCGCACAAAAG CGAGGTACTCTACGACGCAATCGACTCCGCTGCAAGAGGAGTGGTTCCGGCGAGCCAACATCCCGGATGATGGAAATAAATATGAAGCGGAGGTGTCTTCTACCACATCTACAAAAGTAACAACGACAAAGCCGACCACGGAGACCAAAGTTACATCTAAAGCTACCATTAAGCCCTCTCGAACGACTACAACGACAACTCTAAAGCCGAAGGTTGTGTCATCGAATAGCTCAGAATTGTCTTTAGCCGAAAAGTCTAGACTGTCCATTCTCAAGAAGGTTCAGAGAAAGGAGAGTCTAAAGAGCGGGTCGGTCACGACGAAGCCCCCAGTATTAATGCAAGTGACGGAGCGCATGCAGACCGTCGTGATGGTGGAGCCGCCGGGGTCGCTGGTGCAGCGGCTGCGCGCGCGCGAGCTCTCGGACGACTCGCCCGAGCGCGTGGCGCGGGCCAAACGACTCATGCGCCACAAGCTGCTGTCCAGCGCTAAGAGCATCCACGACTTAACTGACAACTGGGATGACACGGTGTGCGAATATATCGACGTCTCGCTGCTGAATAGAGCTGCCGATATACCGTCCGACTTATCTCGTAAAATAGGCTTAGCGTACTTAGTAATACGAA CGCCTGAAACGACAGCGGGCACGAgcagcgcggcggcgcggcaGCTGGACGCAGCACTGGCGCGGCGCCAGCGCAAGGAGGCACCGCCGTCTCCCGCACCCACCGCACACCCCCTGCCCACCTTCCCGCCCTTCGCCATCGAGCAGGGGCTGCAACGCTCCTGGAACACATTTGTCCTCAGCAACAGGACGATACGAATGACCAATATTTCTATGCTT TCAGCGCTATCTAGAGTGGAAGCGCAAGTTCGTCATTGGGCCGCTAGAGGGCGGCGGTCGCAAATCGGCACGCGGGCTGAGGACGGAGGTCGGAGGCCGGCGGAGGGAGGGCGTGCGCGGTACAGCACGGCCGAGTGCTGA
- the LOC123705408 gene encoding OCIA domain-containing protein 1-like, producing MNEPRLYGYDGGGQAPPTPAGSSAAAPYKFSPDELRVLKECNNESFFQRSLPLGTLLGLGAFFGVQNGHFKPNPRFGAFPKVTLAVIMGYFLGKLSYQQACAEKLMALPGSYIGQLLRERKEGKFDGLSRPQAPTTMFGASPGDIYSDAGPGSSLDLDTDRPLFTEDVFMPNSDLSVKPSDQQESAPRSALSYDELRRRNRGQYNDTRQEPYKLEPSTAPVVTRAPPAPSAPTNKYGDAME from the exons ATGAATGAGCCACGTTTATATGGCTACGATGGCGGTGGCCAGGCGCCACCAACGCCGGCCGGGTCTTCAGCCGCG GCGCCGTATAAATTTTCGCCTGATGAATTGCGAGTCCTGAAGGAGTGCAACAACGAAAGTTTCTTTCAACGGTCACTACCATTAGGTACTTTACTCGGTTTGGGTGCTTTCTTCGGCGTTCAAAATG GTCACTTTAAGCCAAACCCGCGGTTTGGTGCATTCCCGAAAGTGACTCTGGCAGTGATTATGGGCTACTTTTTGGGCAAGTTGTCATATCAGCAAGCATGCGCTGAGAAACTCATGGCTCTTCCAGGCAGTTACATCGGTCAACTCCTCCGTGAAAGGAAAGAAGGCAAATTTGA CGGCTTGTCGCGGCCGCAGGCGCCGACCACGATGTTCGGCGCGTCGCCAGGCGATATCTACTCGGATGCTGGTCCTGGCAGCTCCCTTGACCTGGACACTGACCGCCCACTCTTCACCGAAGATGTCTTTATGCCCAACTCTGATCTCa GTGTGAAGCCGTCGGATCAGCAGGAGTCCGCGCCGCGCTCGGCGCTGTCGTACGACGAGCTGCGGCGCCGCAACCGCGGACAGTACAACGATACGCGCCAGGAGCCCTACAA GCTAGAGCCGAGCACGGCGCCGGTGGTGACGCGCGCTCCCCCCGCGCCCTCCGCCCCGACCAACAAGTACGGGGACGCCATGGAGTGA